A window of Paraburkholderia megapolitana genomic DNA:
GCAGCACGGCGGGCACGGTTTCCTGCCACCACGGCAGGCTGCGCAGGTTCGGCTGATGCTGCGCAAAATCGCGACCCGCGAGATGCATGCGCGCAAGCATCTGGCCAACCTCGACGCAATGCTCGACGCCCGGCGCCAGCTCCGGGCTACCTTCGAGCTTGCTGACGATCGCGGCCGGCTTGCCGTGCAGTATGCCGAACAGCTTGCCGTCGTCGAGTGGAACCGGATCGGGGACCGGCACGCGATGTGCGGCCAGATGCCGCATCAGATCGAGATAGAACGGCAACTGCCCGGCCGTCAGCTTCTCGAAGATCGTGAGGACGTATTCGCCGCGCGTCGTGGTCAGAAAGAAGTTGCTGTTCTCGATGCCCGACGGAATGCCGCGAAACCCGACGACATCGCCGAGATCGTAGTGGCGCATCCATTGTGCGAGTTGCAGTTCGGTGACAGCAGTGAAGACAGCCATGCGGGAAGCGTCGGATCGGGTTGGTCGGACTGGCTCGAGGCGGCCAGTGCGGCAGGCGGGTGAGACCGCCCGGGCAGGGAGCCACGGGCGAAATCGTGCGGTTTGGGTAGGTCCTGGTATTGCGGTACTGCGGCGATGCTGTGGCGCGGCGTTGCCGTCCCGCGCGGACATCGTGTTACATCATGCGGGATCAATAGTGCAGGTTGATCGACGGCAGGCGTGTGCTTGCGCGGCCGTTGTCGCGCACTGTAGGCGATGTGTCGGTCGGTGCGCTCATCTGGTAGCGCGTGCCGAAGTTCGAACGCACGTCGATTTCGACTGGTTTGCCTTTGTCGCGGTATTCGGTGATTTCGGTGCCGCTGCCACTGCGTTCGTAGAAGCTCGGCGTGCGCGGCACGTCGATGTCGACCTTCGAGCTGACTTCGGCTGCCGGACGGTTGATCGCCTTCAGGTTCGGCAGGCCGGCGCGTTCGTTGGCGGATTGCGCTTCGTCGGCAGCGGCAGCTTGAGCGTTCGTGGCAGCCGTGGCGTCGTCGGTGGGCTGGGCGGCCAGTGCGACGCCGCCGAAGGCGAGCGTCGCTGCAACGGCTGCCGCGGCGACGGTAAGGAACGACTTCATGGCGATTCTCCGATTGGGTGCCCAGATTCTAGCAAATCCATGCTCCGGGCACGGATTACCAAGGGTTATTTTGCGCCGCTTTCGCGCAGGTTGCGCGGAACCAGCCCGCGCCCCGTCCGGTCTGCCGCGGGCATCCGCGGCGCGTGTTCCATGGTAATGTCGTCGCATCAACCGAGGCCAATGAAGATGAACGATCCACTCAAATCACGCGCGGTGCAGACACCCGCCGACACCTTCCCGACCGAGGCGTTCGCCGACGCCGCCGACGCCGTCACCCGGCTTTCCGCGATCTACGAAGCGAATACGTCGTACCTGCGCGACGCGTTTGCCCGCTACCGGCGCAACGAGGCATTCGAGCGCCGCGTGCGCGCGTGTTACCCGTTCGTGCGGGTGCGCACCGAGGTCAACACACACATCGATTCGCGCCGCTCATATGGTTTTGTCGCCGGCCCCGGCGTGTTCGAGACCACCGTGACGCGGCCCGATCTGTTCGGCAACTACTATCGCGAACAGTTGCGACTGCTGGCGAAGAATCATCATGTATCGATTGAGGTCGGTGTATCGGACCAGCCTATTCCGATTCACTTCGCGTTTGCGGAGGGCATTCATCTGGAAGGCGATCTCGATCGCGAGCGGCTGTTCGCGATGCGCGATATCTTCGATACGCCCGACCTTGCGCTGCTCGATGACCGCATCGTCAACGGTACCTATGAACCGCCGCCCGGCGAGCCGCATCCGCTTGCGCTGTTCACGGCCGCGCGCGTGGATTTCTCGCTGCATAGACTGAAGCACTACACGGCGACGTCGCCGACGCATTGCCAGAACTACGTGCTGTACACGAACTACCAGTTCTATATCGACGAGTTCGTCGCGCTCGGCCGCAAGATGATGGCCCATACCGACGACGCGGAGCTGCGTGCCTATCGCAGCGAATACACATCGTTCGTTGAACCCGGCGACGTGATCACGTACAACGCGAATCTCGGCGAGCAGGACGACGAGGGTACGCCGCCACCGCGTCTGCCGCAGATGCCTGCCTATCACCTGAAGCGCGCGGACGGCAGCGGCATCACGATGGTCAACATCGGCGTCGGGCCGTCCAACGCGAAGACGATTACCGATCACATCGCCGTGCTGCGTCCGCATGCGTGGATCATGCTGGGTCACTGCGCGGGGCTGCGCAATACGCAGCGTCTTGGCGATTACGTGCTTGCGCACGGCTATGTGCGTGAGGATCACGTGCTCGACGATGACCTGCCGCTATGGGTGCCGATTCCGGCGCTCGCCGAAGTGCAGGTCGCGCTGGAAGGTGCGGTCGCGCAGGTGACGCAGCTCGAAGGCGTCGAACTGAAGCGCGTGATGCGCACCGGGACGGTGGCGAGCGTTGATAACCGCAACTGGGAACTGCGCGATCATCGCGAGCCGGTGCAGCGGCTGTCGCAAAGCCGTGCGGTTGCGCTCGATATGGAAAGCGCGACGATTGCGGCGAATGGTTTTCGCTTTCGCGTGCCGTACGGTACGTTGCTGTGCGTGTCGGACAAACCGCTACACGGCGAACTGAAGTTGCCTGGCATGGCCGATCAGTTCTATCGCGCGCAGGTCGATCAGCATCTGCAGATCGGGGTGAAGGCGATGGAGATTTTGCGCACGAACGGGTTGCATCGGTTGCATAGCCGTAAGTTGCGGAGTTTTGCGGAAGTGGCGTTTCAGTAAACCGCCCCTCAAAACTGCCCAAACCCCGTCAACCCAATCAAACTCCCGGCAGCCAGCAACCACAGCGGATGAATCCGCGTCTTCAGCGCAAGTGCCGCGCACACGGCGGTGATCGCCCACGCGATCGCCGTCGTATCGGAAGCCTGCGCGATCAGCGCCGCGCTCGCGCCGACGAGGCCCGCCGTGACCGGCACGAGCGCCTTCTGCACGATGCTTCTCCACGGCCGGTCCTTGAAGCGTTCCCACGCGTGCAGCGCGAGAATCGTCACGATCGACGACGGTCCGAACTTCGCCACCGACGTCACCAGCATGCCGGCCCATCCGGCCACGTGCCAGCCGACCAGCGTCACGATCATCAGGTTCGGTCCAGGCGCGGCCTGCGCAAGCGCGAAGAGCGCGCTGAATTCGCTGGCGGGCATCCAGTGATGCACGTCCACCACCTGCCGCTGCATTTCCGGAAGGATCGTATTGCCGCCGCCGAATGCGAGCAGTGACAACTGGCTAAAGATAATTGCAAGCGAAACGAGTGTGTCGTTCATGGTGCCGTCTTCCCGGCTTCGGCGATTTTCCGCGCGCGTGCGGCGACAAGCATGCTGAGCGGCGTGAGCACGAGCATGGTCGGCAGGAGCGGCACACGCACGATTGCGATGGCGACGAACCCGAGCGCGGCGATGATCGCCGCCGCCGGATCGTGCCGCAACGGCAGCAGGATCTTGACCGCCATCGCGACGAGCAGACCAGCCGCGGCTGCCGCGAGCCCGGCGAACAGGTGCTTCACATGCGGGTCATTTTGCGTGTGCTCATACAGCACACCGAGACCGATCACGACGAGCGAAGGCCCTGCGATCAACCCGAGCAACCCTGCAAGCGCGCCAGGCAGTCCACGAAAACGCATGCCGATCGCAACCGACAGGTTGATGACATTGCCGCCCGGCAGAAACTGGCACAACCCGAGCAGATCGGTGAATTCGGCGGCGGTCAGCCAGTGGCGCCGCTCGACGACCGCACGTCGCGCAAGCGGCAACGCACCGCCAAACGAGATGAGGCCGAGGCCAAGAAAGCCGCCGAATATTTCGCGCAACGTAGGCCGATGTGTAAGCGATGTGTCAGGGGAAGTGGGCTGCTGATTCATTGTGATGTTCGTCCGGTACAGACCGTCGAGAGTAGCGCCGAAGCGTTGTCGGGCAAAACGATTTTTCGGGCATCCGCTTGTGATCTACAATCACAAGCATGGCTCGCAATCTTCCTCCGTTCTCTGCGCTCCGTGCCTTCGAGGCCGCGGCCCGGTGCGATAGCTTCACCGCCGCCGCAGACGAGTTGCATGTGACTCACGGTGCAATCAGCCGGCAGGTCGCCGCGTTCGAAGCATGGGTCGGCGTGCAGGTGTTTCATCGTCGCGGCAAGCGGGTCCGGCTCACCGACGACGGGCGCCGCTATCTCGCGAGCGTGCAGGCTGCGTTCGACAGCATTGCGCTCGCGACGGATCAACTGCGCGATACCGGCGTCGTGCATGTGCTGCGCGTCAACGCCCTGTCGACTTTCGCAATGAAGTGGCTGCTACCGCGCTTGAGCCAGTTTCAGCGGATGGCGCCCAATGTCGAGCTACGGCTGTCGACGTCGGATGCACCGGTGGAGACGATCGATGGTTTCGATGTGGCGGTCAGGCGCGGTCCCGCGCACTGGCCGAACTGCGCGAGCGGCCATTTTCTCGAGGAACACGAGATTCCGGTATGCAGCCCCGCGCTGTTGCAGCGCGCGCCGATCGTCGTGGCCGATGACCTCGCGCGCCACGTGTTGCTGCATTCGGATACCCGGCCGGATGCGTGGCGCAACTGGCTGGCAGCAGCAGGGGTGAAGGCGAAGTGCCGCAAGAAGCAGTCGTTCGACCACTTCCATCTGGCATTGCAGGCAGCGATAGATGGACTCGGTGCCGCACTCGGACCGCTGCCGATGCTGGCCGACGAACTCGCGTCCGGACGGCTCGTCGTGCCGCTACCCGGACCGCGACTCGATGCGCGTGGCTACTGGTGGGTGGCGCGGCACGAAGTAGCCGATTCGCCACTCGTCGTGCAGTTCTGCCGCTGGCTCGAGGCGCAGGCCGATGCCGCGTAAGCGGCGACTGACCTGCCAGCCAGACGCGTTACAGGTAGAACATCCGGTCTTCGTCCGACTTGCCCGGATGGACGTCGCCGTCTTCATGCTCTTCGCGGTCTTCGTAGAACGCGAGCACCGCTTCGAGCACCTGGTCCGGATCGTCGATGACCTGCATCAGGTCCATGTCGTTGGCATTGATCAGGCCCATCGGCACCAGCTGATCCTTGAACCAGCCGAGCAGGCCATGCCAGAACTCGCCGCCGACCAGAATGATCGGTACGTGCCGCGACTTCTTCGTCTGGATCAGCGTGAGCACTTCCGCGAGTTCGTCGAGCGTGCCGAAGCCGCCCGGCATCACGATCACGGCATCCGAGTTCTTCACGAACGTCACCTTGCGCGTGAAGAAATGGCGAAAGCGCAGCGAGATGTCCTGCCACTGGTTGCCCGATTGCTCGTGCGGCAACTCGATGTTCAGACCGACCGAAGGGGCCTTGCCCGCATGCGCGCCCTTGTTCGCTGCTTCCATGATGCCGGGGCCGCCGCCGGAGATCACCGCGAAGCCCGCGTCGGACAGTTTGCGCGCGATCTGCGTGGCGAGTTTGTAGTAGGGCGAGTCCGGTTTCAGTCGCGCTGAACCGTAGATGCTGACAGCCGGGCGGATCTCCGAGAGGTACTCGGTCGCCTCGATAAACTCTGCCATAATCGTGAACATCTGCCACGATGCGCGGGCCTTTTTGGCTGTCGCGCGCTCTTGATCTGCGAGCGATCGCAGACTCGGAATCACTTTTCTCTTAGTCATAATGCCTGAAGAACAGTACCTGGAAGCGAAGCTGGAAGGTAAGACCCTGCTATTGGTAGACGGTTCGAGCTATCTCTACCGGGCCTACCACGCATTGCCCGATCTGCGTGGACCGGACGGCGAACCGACCGGCGCGCTGTACGGCATCATCAACATGCTGCGGCGCATGCGCAAGGAAGTCACTGCAGAGTATAGCGCGTGCGTGTTCGATGCGAAGGGCAAGACGTTTCGCGACGACTGGTACCCGGATTACAAGGCCAACCGCGCGTCGATGCCCGAAGATCTGGTGCGCCAGATCGAGCCGATCCATGTCGCCGTGCGCGCGCTGGGCTGGCCGCTGCTGATGATCGATCGCGTTGAGGCCGATGACGTGATCGGTACGCTCAGCACACAGGCCGAAAAGCTCGGCATGAAGGTGATCGTCTCCACCGGCGACAAAGACCTCGCGCAACTCGTTACCGATAGCGTCACGTTGATCAACACGATGACGAACGAAACGCTTGATCGCGCGGGCGTGCTCGCGAAGTTCGGCGTGCCACCGGAGCGGATCGTCGATTACCTGTCGCTGATCGGCGATACCGTCGACAACGTGCCGGGCGTCGACAAGTGCGGACCGAAAACAGCGTTGAAGTGGCTCGCGCAGTACGACTCGCTCGACGGCGTCATCGCGCATGCGGATGAAATCAAGGGGGCAGTCGGCGACAACCTGCGCCGCGCACTCGACTTCCTGCCGATGGCGAGAAAGCTCGTCACTGTCGAAACCGCCTGCGATCTGACGCAGCACATCGCATCGATTGAAGCGTCGCTTGCATCGCGGCCCGAGGCTCGCACCGAATTGCGCGATGTGTTCGCGCGGCACGGCTTCAAGACATGGTTGCGTGAAGTCGAGACGGCCGAGGTCGTCGAAGGGCCGCAAATCGACGTGGCACCGGCGCAAACCGTCGACGTCGAACGTCACTACGACACCGTGCAGACGTGGGAGCAATTCGACGCGTGGTTCGCGAAGATCGACGCTGCGCAGCTCACCGCATTCGATACCGAAACCACTTCGCTCGATCCAATGACCGCGCAACTCGTCGGTCTGTCGTTGTCCGTGGAACCGGGTTATGCAGCCTATATTCCGGTTGCACATCGCGGACCCGATGCACCGGTGCAACTGCCGCGCGACGAAGTGCTCGCGAAGCTGAAGCCCTGGCTAGAGAGTCCGACAAAGAAAAAAGTCGGCCAGCATTTGAAGTATGACGAACAGGTGCTCGCTAACTACGGCATCGAGATGGACGGCATCGAGCACGACACGCTGCTCGAGTCGTACGTGGTCGAATCGCATCGCACGCACGACATGGACAGCCTCGCGCTGCGTCATCTCGGCATCAAGACGATCAAGTACGAGGAAGTAGCGGGCAAGGGCGCGCAGCAGATCGGCTTCGATGAAGTCGCACTCGATCAGGCCGCCGAATACGCCGCGGAAGACGCCGACATCACGCTGCGTCTGCATCTCGCGCTGTACCCGCAGGTCACCGCAGAGAAAGGCCTCGAATACGTGTACCGGGAGATCGAGCTTCCGACGTCGCGTGTGCTGCGCAAGATGGAACGCGCCGGCGTGCTGATCGATGCCGAGAAACTGCGCCGGCAAAGCAACGAGATCGCGACACGGCTCGTGCAGCTCGAAGGCGAAGCGTACGAACTGGCGGGCGGCGAATTCAATCTCGGTTCGCCGAAGCAGATCGGCCAGATCTTCTTCGAGAAGCTGCAATTGCCGGTCGTGAAGAAGACGCCGAGCGGCGCGCCTTCCACCGATGAAGAAGTGCTGCAGAAACTCGCCGAAGACTATCCGCTACCGAAGCTGCTACTCGAACATCGCGGGCTTTCGAAGCTGAAGTCGACCTACACCGACAAACTGCCGCGCATGGTCAATGCGCAGACGGGCCGCGTGCATACGAACTATGCGCAGGCCGTGGCGGTAACGGGGCGGCTCGCATCGAACGATCCGAATCTGCAGAACATTCCGGTGCGCACGGCAGAAGGCCGGCGCATTCGCGAAGCTTTTATCGCGGCGCCTGGCCACAAGCTCGTTTCCGCCGACTACTCGCAGATCGAACTGCGCATCATGGCGCACATCTCGGGCGACGAATCGCTGCTGCGTGCGTTTGCTCAAGGCGAGGACATCCACCGCGCAACGGCCGCCGAAGTGTTCGGCGTGACGCCGCTCGAAGTGAATTCGGACCAGCGACGCATCGCGAAGGTGATCAACTTCGGTTTGATCTACGGAATGAGTTCGTTTGGTCTGGCATCGAATCTCGGCATTACGCGCGATGCGGCGAAGCTCTATATCGACCGGTATTTCGCGCGCTATCCGGGCGTGGCGAAATACATGGACGACACGCGCGCGAGCGCGAAAGAGAAGGGCTACGTCGAGACCGTGTTCGGTCGGCGGCTGTGGTTGCCCGAAATCAACGGTGGTAACGGCCCGCGCCGGCAGGCCGCGGAACGCGCGGCGATCAACGCGCCGATGCAGGGCACGGCCGCCGATCTGATCAAGCTGTCGATGATCGCGGTGCAGCGCTGGCTCGACGCATCGCCGGTCGGTACGCGGATGATCATGCAGGTCCACGATGAACTGATACTCGAAGTGCCCGACAGCGAACTCGCCGAGGTTCGCAAGAGGCTGCCCGAACTGATGTGCGGCGTTGCTGCGCTGAAGGTGCCGCTCGTTGCAGAAGTCGGCGCCGGCGACAACTGGGAAGAAGCACATTGACGCCTGTGCACGCATATAGTCATGCGTATGTCACACATGTTGACCTGCGGCTTGCAAGAAGCCGCAGGCGTCGCCGACAATCGATAACGACGGCATAAGCCACGCATCACGCCGTCTCGACCCACAACCGATCGACATACGGAGAATCGCATGCATCGTTTTATCGTCGTTGGCGGGGGCGCGGGGGGGCTGGAACTGGCGACGCGTTTAGGCGACCGCTACGCTCCAAAGAAGAACAAGGGCGACGCACGTGCGCAGGTCATGCTGGTCGACCGCTATCCGACGCATATCTGGAAGCCGTTGCTGCATGAGGTCGCGGCAGGCAGCATGGACCCGTTCACGCAGGAACTCGAATATGCAGCCCAGGCGCGCTGGCATGGCTTCGAGTTTCAGCAGGGCGAACTGACCGCGCTCGATCGCGCGGCGCGGCGCATCACGCTCTCGTCGGTTGCGGATGAAGACGGCGCGGAATTGTTGCCGCAACGCGAACTCGAATACGACACGCTCGTTATTGCGATCGGCAGCACGACGCATTTCTTCGGCGTGCAGGGTGCGTCCGAGTATTCGATCGCGCTCGATACCGTCCACCAGGCTGAGCGCTTTCGCAAACGTCTGATCGCCGCGTGCATCCGCGCCGAATACCAGGCGCACGAACCCGTCGAGTCGGGGCTGGACGCATCGGCTTCGAGCGAGCCGCGCATTCAGGTGGCGATTGTCGGTGGCGGTGCGACCGGCGTCGAACTGTCTGCCGAGTTGCGCAACACCGCGCAGGTGCTGTCGGCGTACGGCTTGCATAAACTCGATCCGCGGCATGACATCGGCATCGTGCTGATCGAAGCCGGCGCGCGGATTTTGCCGGCGCTGCCCGAGCGCGTATCGACTGCCACGACGGAACTGCTCGTCAAACTCGGCGTCAAGCTGATGACCGGCGAGACCGTGTCCGAAGTCGCGCCGGGCCTCGTGCGTACGGCGAGCGGCAAGACCGTGCGCGCCGACCTGACGGTCTGGGCCGCGGGCATCAAGGCGCCAGCGGTGCTAAGCCAGCTCGACGGCCTGGCCGTGAACCGGCAGGGCCAGCTCATCGTGCGCAATACGCTGCAGACCGAAACCGACGACAACATCTTCGCGCTCGGCGATTGCGC
This region includes:
- a CDS encoding AMP nucleosidase, with protein sequence MNDPLKSRAVQTPADTFPTEAFADAADAVTRLSAIYEANTSYLRDAFARYRRNEAFERRVRACYPFVRVRTEVNTHIDSRRSYGFVAGPGVFETTVTRPDLFGNYYREQLRLLAKNHHVSIEVGVSDQPIPIHFAFAEGIHLEGDLDRERLFAMRDIFDTPDLALLDDRIVNGTYEPPPGEPHPLALFTAARVDFSLHRLKHYTATSPTHCQNYVLYTNYQFYIDEFVALGRKMMAHTDDAELRAYRSEYTSFVEPGDVITYNANLGEQDDEGTPPPRLPQMPAYHLKRADGSGITMVNIGVGPSNAKTITDHIAVLRPHAWIMLGHCAGLRNTQRLGDYVLAHGYVREDHVLDDDLPLWVPIPALAEVQVALEGAVAQVTQLEGVELKRVMRTGTVASVDNRNWELRDHREPVQRLSQSRAVALDMESATIAANGFRFRVPYGTLLCVSDKPLHGELKLPGMADQFYRAQVDQHLQIGVKAMEILRTNGLHRLHSRKLRSFAEVAFQ
- a CDS encoding chromate transporter is translated as MNDTLVSLAIIFSQLSLLAFGGGNTILPEMQRQVVDVHHWMPASEFSALFALAQAAPGPNLMIVTLVGWHVAGWAGMLVTSVAKFGPSSIVTILALHAWERFKDRPWRSIVQKALVPVTAGLVGASAALIAQASDTTAIAWAITAVCAALALKTRIHPLWLLAAGSLIGLTGFGQF
- a CDS encoding chromate transporter — translated: MNQQPTSPDTSLTHRPTLREIFGGFLGLGLISFGGALPLARRAVVERRHWLTAAEFTDLLGLCQFLPGGNVINLSVAIGMRFRGLPGALAGLLGLIAGPSLVVIGLGVLYEHTQNDPHVKHLFAGLAAAAAGLLVAMAVKILLPLRHDPAAAIIAALGFVAIAIVRVPLLPTMLVLTPLSMLVAARARKIAEAGKTAP
- a CDS encoding transcriptional regulator GcvA, whose product is MARNLPPFSALRAFEAAARCDSFTAAADELHVTHGAISRQVAAFEAWVGVQVFHRRGKRVRLTDDGRRYLASVQAAFDSIALATDQLRDTGVVHVLRVNALSTFAMKWLLPRLSQFQRMAPNVELRLSTSDAPVETIDGFDVAVRRGPAHWPNCASGHFLEEHEIPVCSPALLQRAPIVVADDLARHVLLHSDTRPDAWRNWLAAAGVKAKCRKKQSFDHFHLALQAAIDGLGAALGPLPMLADELASGRLVVPLPGPRLDARGYWWVARHEVADSPLVVQFCRWLEAQADAA
- a CDS encoding LOG family protein, whose product is MTKRKVIPSLRSLADQERATAKKARASWQMFTIMAEFIEATEYLSEIRPAVSIYGSARLKPDSPYYKLATQIARKLSDAGFAVISGGGPGIMEAANKGAHAGKAPSVGLNIELPHEQSGNQWQDISLRFRHFFTRKVTFVKNSDAVIVMPGGFGTLDELAEVLTLIQTKKSRHVPIILVGGEFWHGLLGWFKDQLVPMGLINANDMDLMQVIDDPDQVLEAVLAFYEDREEHEDGDVHPGKSDEDRMFYL
- the polA gene encoding DNA polymerase I codes for the protein MPEEQYLEAKLEGKTLLLVDGSSYLYRAYHALPDLRGPDGEPTGALYGIINMLRRMRKEVTAEYSACVFDAKGKTFRDDWYPDYKANRASMPEDLVRQIEPIHVAVRALGWPLLMIDRVEADDVIGTLSTQAEKLGMKVIVSTGDKDLAQLVTDSVTLINTMTNETLDRAGVLAKFGVPPERIVDYLSLIGDTVDNVPGVDKCGPKTALKWLAQYDSLDGVIAHADEIKGAVGDNLRRALDFLPMARKLVTVETACDLTQHIASIEASLASRPEARTELRDVFARHGFKTWLREVETAEVVEGPQIDVAPAQTVDVERHYDTVQTWEQFDAWFAKIDAAQLTAFDTETTSLDPMTAQLVGLSLSVEPGYAAYIPVAHRGPDAPVQLPRDEVLAKLKPWLESPTKKKVGQHLKYDEQVLANYGIEMDGIEHDTLLESYVVESHRTHDMDSLALRHLGIKTIKYEEVAGKGAQQIGFDEVALDQAAEYAAEDADITLRLHLALYPQVTAEKGLEYVYREIELPTSRVLRKMERAGVLIDAEKLRRQSNEIATRLVQLEGEAYELAGGEFNLGSPKQIGQIFFEKLQLPVVKKTPSGAPSTDEEVLQKLAEDYPLPKLLLEHRGLSKLKSTYTDKLPRMVNAQTGRVHTNYAQAVAVTGRLASNDPNLQNIPVRTAEGRRIREAFIAAPGHKLVSADYSQIELRIMAHISGDESLLRAFAQGEDIHRATAAEVFGVTPLEVNSDQRRIAKVINFGLIYGMSSFGLASNLGITRDAAKLYIDRYFARYPGVAKYMDDTRASAKEKGYVETVFGRRLWLPEINGGNGPRRQAAERAAINAPMQGTAADLIKLSMIAVQRWLDASPVGTRMIMQVHDELILEVPDSELAEVRKRLPELMCGVAALKVPLVAEVGAGDNWEEAH
- a CDS encoding NAD(P)/FAD-dependent oxidoreductase, with amino-acid sequence MHRFIVVGGGAGGLELATRLGDRYAPKKNKGDARAQVMLVDRYPTHIWKPLLHEVAAGSMDPFTQELEYAAQARWHGFEFQQGELTALDRAARRITLSSVADEDGAELLPQRELEYDTLVIAIGSTTHFFGVQGASEYSIALDTVHQAERFRKRLIAACIRAEYQAHEPVESGLDASASSEPRIQVAIVGGGATGVELSAELRNTAQVLSAYGLHKLDPRHDIGIVLIEAGARILPALPERVSTATTELLVKLGVKLMTGETVSEVAPGLVRTASGKTVRADLTVWAAGIKAPAVLSQLDGLAVNRQGQLIVRNTLQTETDDNIFALGDCAACAWAGTDGNVPPRAQAAHQQASFLLKALAARVDGGALPQFAYRDFGSLVSLGHFSAVGNLMGGVIGGSMLIEGLFARFMYMSLYRLHIAALHGYARMVLDTVAHWLRRTTLPRVKLH